In one Bradyrhizobium cosmicum genomic region, the following are encoded:
- a CDS encoding vWA domain-containing protein, with protein MSTELQLPRAARVFVSFVALLRANSFAVAPEQTTAFLTAIELLGPRDLGDIRQAALATVAPPPERRVTFDRLFDLHFRGSEAIDHADDGEDDETIRLQEEGRGDQEPLLSDDANESGLTATRTEALVERRFAQLSTTEALRRLSREAPRRLPRRRGHRRMRARRGPFADLRRTLRDSVRSDGEVLRLGRMKRRQRPRKLLLLIDVSGSMKNRTEENMKLAHALVQAAPNVEVFTFGTRLTRVTRALRLKRREQALSAAAHLVSDWDGGTRIGDALQAFLAVPRFGGYARGAAVVVVSDGLERGEPDALRDAVAKLSRRAWRVSWLTPLASGPGFRPQTEALVAIERFVDDLVDGGSTASIVTHVLALGRRRVA; from the coding sequence TCACCGCGATCGAGCTGCTTGGGCCGCGCGACCTCGGAGATATCAGGCAGGCGGCGCTGGCCACCGTCGCCCCGCCGCCCGAGCGACGCGTCACCTTCGACCGGCTGTTCGATCTGCACTTCCGCGGCAGTGAGGCCATCGATCACGCCGACGACGGCGAGGACGACGAGACCATCCGGCTCCAGGAGGAAGGCCGCGGCGACCAGGAGCCGCTGCTGTCCGACGATGCCAACGAATCCGGTCTCACCGCGACACGAACCGAAGCGCTCGTCGAACGTCGTTTCGCGCAGCTATCCACGACCGAGGCCCTGCGCCGTCTGTCGCGTGAGGCGCCGCGCCGCCTGCCGCGGCGGCGCGGACATCGGCGCATGCGCGCCCGCCGCGGGCCCTTCGCCGATCTCCGCCGTACCTTGCGCGACTCCGTCCGCAGCGACGGGGAGGTCCTGCGGCTCGGCCGCATGAAGCGACGCCAGCGCCCGCGAAAATTACTGCTGCTGATCGACGTCTCGGGCTCCATGAAGAACCGCACCGAGGAGAACATGAAGCTGGCGCACGCGCTGGTGCAGGCCGCGCCCAATGTCGAGGTCTTCACCTTCGGCACCCGACTGACTCGTGTCACCCGCGCCCTGCGGCTGAAGCGTCGCGAGCAGGCGCTGAGCGCGGCCGCTCATCTCGTCAGCGACTGGGATGGCGGCACCCGCATCGGCGATGCGTTGCAGGCCTTCCTCGCGGTGCCGCGATTTGGAGGGTACGCCCGCGGGGCCGCCGTGGTCGTCGTCTCGGACGGACTTGAGCGCGGCGAGCCCGACGCGCTGCGCGACGCCGTCGCGAAGCTGTCGCGGCGGGCCTGGCGCGTGAGCTGGCTGACGCCGCTTGCGTCCGGCCCTGGCTTCCGTCCGCAGACGGAAGCGCTGGTTGCCATCGAGCGCTTCGTCGACGATCTCGTCGATGGCGGATCCACCGCGTCAATCGTCACGCATGTGCTGGCACTGGGACGAAGGAGGGTTGCGTGA
- a CDS encoding amidohydrolase family protein, which translates to MTEIVDGHHHIWRQADLPWLVGPMQPRIFGPYETIRRDYPIEEYLDDIKGTGVTRSVYVQTNWANDRFEDEAAWVQQTADEHGWPHATVAYANFAVDDVRPQLDRLTRYPLVRGVRMQLHWHENPLYRFAAKPDLCIDPIVRRNVSRLADYGWSFDLQLFTPQMPDGALLAESCPKVTFILQHAGMLEDLSPAGRAAWRAGMARLAACPNVISKLSGLGTFIHRNEPAHIAGVITDTVATFGAARCLFGSNFPIEKLWTSYRELAAAFRAAAAPLSAEQRDAIFRGTATRVYRL; encoded by the coding sequence GTGACCGAGATTGTCGACGGCCATCATCACATCTGGCGGCAGGCCGACCTGCCCTGGCTGGTCGGCCCGATGCAGCCGCGCATCTTCGGACCCTACGAGACTATCAGGCGCGATTATCCGATCGAGGAATATCTCGACGACATCAAAGGTACCGGCGTCACCCGCTCGGTCTACGTCCAGACCAACTGGGCCAACGACCGTTTCGAGGACGAAGCGGCCTGGGTGCAGCAGACCGCCGATGAACACGGATGGCCGCATGCCACCGTCGCCTATGCTAATTTTGCGGTGGACGACGTCCGCCCGCAGCTCGACCGCCTGACGCGCTATCCGCTGGTCCGTGGCGTGCGGATGCAGCTGCACTGGCACGAGAACCCGCTCTATCGCTTCGCAGCCAAGCCAGATCTCTGTATCGATCCCATAGTCCGACGCAACGTCTCGCGTCTCGCCGACTACGGCTGGAGCTTTGATCTCCAGCTCTTCACGCCGCAGATGCCAGATGGAGCGCTGCTCGCCGAATCCTGCCCGAAGGTGACCTTCATCCTTCAGCATGCCGGCATGCTCGAAGACCTTTCGCCGGCGGGCCGCGCCGCCTGGCGCGCGGGCATGGCCCGGCTCGCAGCCTGCCCGAACGTGATCTCAAAGCTCTCAGGGCTCGGCACTTTCATTCACCGGAACGAGCCCGCGCATATCGCCGGGGTCATCACCGACACCGTCGCGACCTTCGGCGCCGCGCGGTGCCTGTTCGGCTCCAATTTCCCGATCGAGAAATTGTGGACCAGCTATCGCGAGCTGGCCGCGGCATTTCGTGCGGCGGCTGCGCCCCTGAGCGCCGAGCAACGGGATGCAATCTTCCGAGGCACGGCAACGCGTGTCTATCGGCTTTGA
- a CDS encoding MBL fold metallo-hydrolase yields the protein MALEIKILDYGDIELESSFLVLGRDCGRTRRVLTLGFLILGGKYPVVVDTGYRSNQIMETLGMRGLQYHEHMIENQLARHGVRMGDVRFVCHTHLHIDHAGKDDLFPMNTTVVLNRKELEYSVSGLMHPQYPAPDIKHLIDRLHTKSALRFLDLEITGPIELMPGVYCDAANAHTEGSMNIIVETADGIATICGDVIYDFNDQIVTPFHEIHDWEPRTTGNHGTSKRAEKAAIKKLLSNSRYLLPVHDRPAKIEGGNVVGRLHDQVPGPIVQSLPERNWFPA from the coding sequence ATGGCGCTGGAGATCAAGATCCTGGACTACGGCGATATCGAGCTGGAATCGAGCTTCCTGGTGCTCGGCCGCGACTGCGGCCGCACCCGCCGCGTCCTCACGCTGGGCTTTTTGATTCTCGGCGGAAAATATCCCGTCGTCGTCGACACCGGCTATCGCTCCAACCAGATCATGGAAACGCTGGGCATGCGCGGCTTGCAGTACCACGAACACATGATCGAGAACCAGCTCGCGCGTCATGGCGTGCGTATGGGTGACGTCCGGTTCGTCTGCCACACCCATCTGCACATTGACCACGCCGGCAAGGACGATCTGTTTCCCATGAACACGACAGTCGTGCTCAACCGCAAGGAGCTGGAATATTCGGTCTCCGGCCTGATGCATCCGCAATACCCGGCGCCCGACATCAAACATTTGATCGACCGCCTTCACACCAAGAGCGCGCTGCGATTCCTCGACCTCGAAATCACTGGCCCGATTGAGCTGATGCCCGGCGTCTATTGCGATGCCGCCAATGCCCACACCGAGGGCTCGATGAACATCATCGTCGAGACCGCCGACGGCATCGCCACCATCTGCGGCGACGTGATCTACGATTTCAACGACCAGATCGTTACGCCCTTTCACGAGATCCACGATTGGGAGCCGCGTACGACAGGCAACCACGGCACCAGCAAGCGCGCCGAGAAGGCCGCGATCAAGAAGCTGCTCAGCAACTCCCGCTATCTGCTGCCAGTGCACGACCGTCCGGCCAAGATCGAGGGCGGCAATGTCGTGGGCCGGCTTCACGACCAGGTCCCTGGTCCCATCGTTCAGTCCTTGCCCGAACGCAACTGGTTCCCGGCCTGA
- a CDS encoding isochorismatase family protein, with product MTHVTLRSEFETLIDPYAPVAQVGTGFDFTEGPIWHPIDHYLLFSDMPGDVRRRWDARRGVAEVKRPSNKCNGMTYDAELNLIVCEHATSSLIRERPDGRREVLASHFGGQELNSPNDVCVHSSGAIYFSDPWYGRMPVYGVERPRQLGFQGVYRAVPGSEPKLMVDRTLFDQPNGLCFSPDEKLLYVNDTVQALIRVFNVVADGTLSNTRVFASGIRSELEPGVPDGMKCDQCGNVWVTAPGGVWVYSPRGELLGKVRVPELVANLAWGGPDFRTLYLTSTHSVYAIPTKTGPRHEPYMSGRRSSGPGTSTGPAAAAPILADGEMRLDPQRCAMIIQDLQNDVIMDGGAFAESGAPEHAKQQLVIENVRRLAEAARARGVAIIHVWFVVEPGAPGVTLNAPLFEGLVDSKAMVRGSWGAAPVSGLEPRPGDFVVEKMRMSAWEGTRLETILKATGRNMIINTGAWTNMSVEHTARTGADKGYFMIVPEDCCSTMNADWHSASINFAMQNVAVVTRADTVINALG from the coding sequence ATGACGCACGTCACCTTGCGCTCCGAATTCGAGACCTTGATCGATCCCTACGCGCCGGTCGCACAGGTCGGCACGGGTTTTGACTTCACGGAAGGACCGATCTGGCATCCGATCGATCACTACCTGCTGTTCTCGGACATGCCGGGCGACGTGCGCCGACGCTGGGACGCGCGTCGCGGTGTCGCCGAAGTCAAGCGCCCCTCGAACAAATGCAACGGCATGACTTACGACGCCGAGCTCAATCTGATCGTCTGCGAGCACGCGACCTCGTCGCTGATCCGCGAACGGCCGGACGGACGGCGCGAGGTTCTCGCCTCGCATTTCGGCGGACAGGAGCTCAACAGCCCCAACGACGTCTGCGTGCACTCTTCCGGCGCGATCTATTTCTCGGATCCCTGGTATGGCCGCATGCCCGTCTATGGCGTCGAGCGGCCACGCCAGCTCGGCTTTCAGGGCGTCTACCGCGCGGTGCCCGGCAGCGAGCCGAAACTGATGGTCGACAGGACCTTGTTCGACCAACCGAACGGGCTGTGCTTCTCGCCCGACGAAAAACTGCTTTATGTCAACGACACCGTGCAGGCGCTGATTCGTGTGTTCAACGTCGTTGCCGACGGCACACTGTCGAACACACGCGTGTTCGCGAGCGGCATCCGCTCCGAGCTGGAGCCCGGCGTGCCCGACGGCATGAAGTGCGACCAGTGCGGCAATGTCTGGGTCACCGCACCTGGTGGAGTCTGGGTCTATTCGCCGCGCGGCGAGCTGCTCGGAAAGGTTCGCGTGCCCGAACTTGTCGCCAACCTTGCCTGGGGTGGACCGGATTTCCGCACGCTCTATCTGACCTCAACGCATTCGGTCTATGCCATCCCGACCAAGACCGGACCGCGCCACGAGCCCTATATGAGCGGCAGGCGCAGCAGCGGCCCAGGCACAAGCACCGGCCCTGCGGCCGCAGCACCGATCCTCGCCGACGGCGAGATGCGACTCGATCCGCAGCGCTGCGCCATGATCATTCAGGATCTTCAGAACGATGTGATCATGGATGGCGGTGCGTTCGCCGAGTCAGGAGCGCCGGAACACGCGAAGCAACAACTTGTCATCGAAAATGTCCGCCGCCTCGCGGAAGCTGCACGTGCGCGCGGTGTGGCTATCATCCATGTCTGGTTCGTGGTCGAGCCCGGCGCGCCCGGCGTGACACTGAATGCGCCGCTGTTCGAGGGTCTTGTCGACAGCAAGGCGATGGTGCGTGGCAGCTGGGGCGCGGCGCCGGTCTCGGGCCTTGAGCCGCGGCCCGGCGATTTCGTCGTCGAGAAGATGCGGATGAGCGCCTGGGAAGGCACCCGGCTCGAGACGATCCTCAAAGCCACCGGGCGTAACATGATCATCAACACCGGGGCCTGGACCAACATGTCGGTCGAGCACACCGCGCGCACCGGGGCCGACAAAGGCTATTTCATGATCGTGCCGGAGGACTGCTGCTCGACCATGAACGCCGACTGGCACTCCGCCTCGATCAATTTTGCGATGCAGAACGTCGCCGTGGTCACCCGGGCAGATACCGTCATCAACGCGTTGGGATGA
- a CDS encoding FMN-dependent NADH-azoreductase, protein MAKLLHLSCSPRPDSESSAGARVFLDGFRQARPDWDIDIVDLWRDRMPDFAGPIVEAKYARMKAQAFNDAQRDSFAEAERMALRFSLADRVLISTPMWNFGIPYRLKQWFDIVIQPGLTFRFDPVEGYLPLLKDRPTIVILASGSDFATGMNRGRIDMATPYLREALRFIGVSDVRFVPIGPTIGPADSILAARETAYRRLGQIATRF, encoded by the coding sequence GTGGCGAAGCTCCTGCATCTGTCTTGCTCGCCGCGCCCCGACTCCGAGTCAAGCGCCGGCGCGCGCGTCTTCCTTGACGGCTTTCGTCAGGCGCGACCGGATTGGGACATCGACATTGTCGATCTCTGGCGTGACCGCATGCCGGATTTTGCAGGTCCTATCGTTGAGGCCAAATATGCGCGGATGAAGGCGCAGGCTTTTAACGATGCGCAGCGCGACAGTTTCGCCGAGGCAGAACGGATGGCGTTGCGCTTCTCGTTGGCCGATCGCGTGCTGATCTCGACGCCGATGTGGAATTTCGGTATCCCCTACAGGCTGAAGCAATGGTTCGACATCGTCATCCAGCCCGGGCTGACGTTCCGCTTCGATCCGGTGGAGGGATATCTTCCGCTGCTGAAAGACCGCCCGACCATTGTGATCCTCGCCTCCGGCAGCGACTTCGCAACCGGCATGAATCGTGGCCGCATCGACATGGCCACGCCCTATTTACGCGAGGCGCTCCGCTTCATCGGCGTCAGCGACGTGCGCTTCGTGCCGATCGGGCCGACCATCGGCCCGGCGGACTCGATCCTTGCTGCACGCGAGACGGCGTATCGACGACTGGGGCAGATCGCTACACGGTTTTAG
- a CDS encoding ABC transporter ATP-binding protein produces the protein MSVAYGKAVAIEGININVSKGEFVAVIGANGAGKTTTLNAVMGLVPAVSGTVLHNGQAIDGLPAERCVERGIVLVPESRDLFGPLSVQDNLRLGGYLHRHRYDGSSLERIYDLLPKLKERRNQEVKTLSGGEQQMVAIGRALMAEPQVILLDEPSIGLAPGSWSRSSRPSRA, from the coding sequence TTGTCCGTCGCTTATGGCAAAGCCGTCGCGATCGAGGGGATCAACATCAACGTGTCGAAGGGCGAGTTCGTCGCCGTCATCGGCGCCAACGGAGCAGGCAAGACCACCACGTTGAATGCGGTGATGGGGTTGGTCCCGGCCGTCAGCGGTACGGTGCTACACAACGGGCAGGCGATCGACGGTCTGCCCGCGGAACGATGTGTCGAGCGTGGGATCGTGCTCGTGCCTGAGAGCCGGGACTTGTTCGGCCCGCTGTCAGTGCAGGACAATCTCAGGCTCGGCGGCTATCTGCACCGCCATCGCTACGATGGGTCGTCGCTGGAGCGAATCTATGATCTCCTGCCGAAGCTCAAGGAGAGACGCAATCAGGAAGTGAAGACGCTGTCGGGCGGCGAACAGCAGATGGTCGCCATCGGCCGCGCGCTGATGGCGGAGCCCCAGGTGATCCTCCTGGACGAACCGTCGATCGGCCTCGCCCCCGGATCGTGGAGCAGATCTTCGAGGCCATCACGCGCCTGA
- a CDS encoding ATP-binding cassette domain-containing protein, producing MLSGLVNKGRCLRSKYCRAGIAGALYTFQTRFISPSPFGIGQSFTLLIVAILGGATYPSGAVVGAVLVAAINLALQTLFFGLIDRVGPIEPVIFGMLLIILLLKWPDGIWSAIEARLSRVVLTAPATGPERTPVRAAAGGIGEVPLLELIDVNKSFGGIQASRHLSLKVSAGQIVGLIGSNGAGKSTAFNVMSGLLLPTTGSVCLAGQPLPPEPWAVTAAHIARTPASIRKDRRVIDAYLGAAA from the coding sequence GTGCTTTCTGGGCTCGTCAATAAGGGCCGTTGTTTACGGTCTAAATACTGTAGAGCGGGGATTGCAGGGGCGCTCTACACGTTCCAGACTCGTTTTATCAGTCCATCGCCATTCGGGATCGGACAATCCTTCACGCTTCTGATCGTCGCAATTCTCGGCGGCGCGACCTATCCGTCAGGCGCGGTCGTCGGTGCCGTGCTGGTGGCGGCGATCAATCTGGCGCTCCAGACGCTGTTTTTTGGCCTGATCGACCGCGTCGGGCCGATCGAGCCGGTCATCTTTGGCATGCTGCTGATCATCCTGCTGCTCAAATGGCCGGACGGAATCTGGTCGGCGATCGAGGCGCGCCTCAGCAGGGTCGTTCTCACCGCACCCGCCACGGGGCCTGAACGCACGCCGGTTCGGGCGGCCGCCGGCGGAATCGGCGAGGTGCCGCTGCTTGAACTCATCGATGTGAACAAGAGCTTCGGCGGCATCCAGGCCTCGCGGCATTTGTCGCTGAAAGTGTCCGCTGGCCAGATCGTGGGTCTGATCGGTTCGAACGGTGCGGGCAAGAGCACGGCCTTCAATGTGATGTCGGGCCTGTTGCTTCCGACCACCGGCTCGGTATGTCTCGCCGGGCAACCGCTGCCGCCGGAGCCATGGGCTGTTACGGCCGCCCATATCGCGCGCACGCCGGCATCGATCAGGAAGGATCGGAGGGTGATCGATGCCTATCTTGGGGCGGCGGCATAA
- a CDS encoding mandelate racemase/muconate lactonizing enzyme family protein, giving the protein MTTDDFTIRSIEALCYRYPLATPVVTSFGKMLNRPAVFIRAVDEDGVEGWGEAWSNFPAPGAEHRARLVNEVLAPGLVGRKFDHPAQAFDILTRGTEVLALQCGEPGPFAQAISGIDLALWDLFARRRHLPLWRLLGGRASTIKVYASGINPSGAAQTAEAALKRGHRALKLKVGFGADTDLANLAALRAIAGTRMLAADANQGWSVDQALEMLPRLAEFDLRWLEEPIRADRPREEWHKLRASAKMPIAAGENIASVEGFKQVLAEDVLGVVQPDIAKWGGLSACVGLASDILKAGKTFCPHYLGGGIGLLASAHLLAGIAGDGWLEVDTNDNPLRDLFCGPVASVKNGTIDLGEGPGLDLSPDLATIVNYRFI; this is encoded by the coding sequence ATGACGACTGACGACTTCACCATCCGTTCAATCGAAGCCCTCTGCTATCGCTATCCGCTGGCGACACCGGTGGTGACCTCGTTTGGCAAGATGCTCAACCGTCCTGCCGTCTTCATTCGCGCCGTCGATGAAGACGGCGTCGAGGGATGGGGGGAGGCTTGGTCGAATTTTCCGGCACCGGGCGCGGAGCATCGCGCCCGGCTGGTCAACGAGGTGCTCGCGCCGGGCCTCGTCGGACGAAAGTTCGATCACCCGGCTCAGGCCTTCGACATCCTGACGAGGGGCACAGAGGTGCTGGCGCTGCAATGCGGCGAGCCCGGGCCGTTTGCGCAGGCAATCTCCGGCATCGATCTCGCGCTGTGGGACCTTTTTGCGCGCCGCCGGCATTTGCCGTTGTGGCGGCTGCTCGGCGGGCGCGCCAGCACTATCAAGGTCTATGCCAGCGGCATCAATCCCAGCGGTGCGGCTCAGACGGCCGAAGCCGCGCTCAAGCGCGGTCATCGCGCGCTGAAGCTCAAGGTCGGCTTCGGCGCCGATACAGATCTGGCCAATCTCGCCGCGCTTCGGGCCATCGCCGGAACCCGCATGCTCGCCGCGGATGCCAATCAGGGCTGGTCGGTCGATCAGGCGCTGGAGATGCTCCCGCGTCTTGCTGAATTCGACCTGCGCTGGCTGGAAGAGCCCATCCGCGCCGACCGGCCGCGGGAGGAATGGCACAAGCTGCGGGCGAGCGCGAAAATGCCGATCGCCGCCGGTGAGAACATCGCAAGCGTCGAGGGCTTCAAGCAAGTCCTCGCCGAGGACGTGCTTGGCGTGGTCCAGCCTGATATCGCGAAATGGGGAGGGCTCAGCGCCTGCGTCGGATTGGCAAGTGACATTCTCAAAGCTGGGAAGACCTTCTGCCCGCATTACCTCGGTGGCGGCATCGGTCTGCTCGCCTCGGCGCACCTGCTGGCAGGCATAGCAGGAGATGGTTGGCTGGAGGTAGATACCAACGACAATCCGCTACGCGATCTATTCTGTGGACCTGTTGCCAGCGTAAAAAACGGAACGATAGATCTGGGCGAGGGGCCGGGGCTCGACCTTTCGCCCGACCTCGCCACGATTGTGAATTATCGCTTTATCTAG
- a CDS encoding tagatose 1,6-diphosphate aldolase, giving the protein MRTIGKNRGLARLADADGHFRMVALDQRPPLFDAIAKAKGITREQVEYSDVTAAKRLLVENLAPHCSSMLFDPNFAVPAAIDLLPPRCGLIMTLEEHRVEETAGGRKSRAITNWSVEKIRAMGGDAVKVLAWYRPDADAAVNEHQKRFVREIGEDCARHDIPYVLELLVYPFLGSANHTADYVESPGKLPGLVIDSVREFAKPEYGVDLLKLESPLAANGLPAHDGSAEAKAAQKEFDAIGDICRERSIPWVLLSGGAAPEKFERVLDYSYAAGASGFLAGRTIWLDAVLKNFPDRAAVSASLRKDGLGVLERLNQLTMAKGKPWKARFPVFADIKQEGDFARAY; this is encoded by the coding sequence ATGAGAACGATCGGAAAGAACCGCGGGCTGGCACGGCTTGCCGATGCGGACGGCCACTTTCGCATGGTCGCGCTGGATCAGCGGCCGCCGCTGTTTGATGCCATCGCAAAGGCGAAGGGGATCACGCGGGAGCAGGTGGAGTATTCCGACGTCACCGCCGCGAAGCGGCTTCTGGTGGAGAACCTCGCGCCGCATTGCAGCTCGATGCTGTTCGATCCGAATTTCGCGGTGCCCGCGGCGATAGATTTGTTGCCGCCACGCTGCGGGTTGATCATGACTCTGGAAGAGCACCGCGTCGAGGAAACCGCCGGCGGCCGCAAGTCTCGCGCCATCACCAATTGGAGCGTCGAGAAGATCCGCGCCATGGGTGGCGACGCAGTCAAGGTGCTGGCCTGGTATCGTCCGGATGCCGATGCGGCCGTGAACGAGCATCAGAAGCGCTTCGTGCGTGAGATCGGCGAGGACTGCGCCCGTCACGATATTCCCTATGTCCTCGAGCTGCTGGTCTATCCGTTCCTCGGCAGCGCCAACCACACCGCCGATTACGTGGAATCGCCGGGCAAGCTCCCGGGCCTCGTCATCGACAGCGTGCGCGAGTTCGCCAAGCCGGAATATGGCGTCGACCTCCTCAAGCTTGAGAGCCCGCTCGCGGCGAACGGCCTGCCGGCTCACGATGGCAGCGCGGAAGCAAAGGCCGCGCAGAAGGAGTTCGATGCGATCGGCGATATCTGCCGTGAGCGGAGCATTCCCTGGGTGCTGCTGTCCGGCGGCGCTGCGCCGGAGAAATTCGAGCGCGTGCTCGACTACTCCTATGCCGCCGGCGCGAGCGGTTTTCTCGCTGGCCGAACCATCTGGCTCGACGCCGTCCTGAAGAACTTTCCGGACCGCGCCGCAGTTTCCGCAAGTCTGCGCAAGGATGGCCTCGGCGTGCTGGAGCGACTCAACCAGCTGACCATGGCAAAGGGTAAACCCTGGAAGGCGCGCTTTCCCGTTTTTGCGGATATCAAGCAGGAGGGAGACTTCGCGCGCGCTTACTGA
- a CDS encoding sugar kinase → MSASTDIGDLSPLSGVLSKARSVHVICLGLSALDQVWRVDRLFAGQSEKIKATGYGTLGGGMAANASVAVARLGASVAFWGRAGSDAAGHEMKSSFSAEGVDVANFRLFPDGRSSVSGIIVDSSGERQIVNFRGHYPEAADWLPLDAVSRASAVLADPRWVEGAATLFGEARRCGIPTVLDGDMADAEVFERLLPLTDHAIFSEPALTSFAGSAKDESLAAIARFGCRVVAVTRGEQGVSWHEGGRLQRQAAYAVDVVDTTGAGDVFHGAYALAIGLGLDVRTAMAFSAATAAMKCGHAGGRNGIPTINECLAFMRTKP, encoded by the coding sequence GTGAGTGCGTCGACCGACATCGGAGATCTCTCGCCGCTCTCGGGCGTCCTGTCCAAGGCCAGGTCGGTGCACGTGATCTGCCTGGGTCTGTCGGCGCTCGATCAGGTCTGGCGCGTCGATCGTCTGTTTGCCGGGCAAAGCGAGAAGATCAAGGCAACTGGATACGGCACGCTCGGTGGCGGCATGGCGGCCAATGCGAGCGTGGCTGTGGCAAGGCTCGGTGCGTCCGTTGCGTTCTGGGGGCGGGCAGGAAGCGACGCCGCCGGTCATGAGATGAAGTCCTCCTTCTCCGCTGAAGGCGTCGACGTCGCCAATTTCCGGCTGTTCCCCGACGGTCGCTCGTCGGTATCGGGAATCATCGTCGACAGTTCCGGTGAGCGGCAGATCGTCAATTTTCGTGGTCACTATCCGGAAGCTGCAGACTGGCTTCCGCTGGATGCGGTTTCCCGCGCCTCCGCGGTGCTGGCCGATCCGCGCTGGGTCGAGGGCGCGGCAACGCTGTTCGGTGAGGCGCGGAGATGCGGCATTCCGACGGTGCTCGACGGCGACATGGCGGATGCCGAGGTGTTTGAACGGCTGCTGCCGCTGACGGACCACGCCATCTTCTCCGAACCCGCGCTCACCTCCTTCGCTGGGTCGGCCAAGGATGAATCTCTCGCCGCGATCGCCCGCTTCGGCTGCCGTGTCGTTGCCGTCACGCGAGGCGAGCAGGGCGTGAGCTGGCACGAAGGCGGCCGGCTGCAACGACAGGCGGCCTATGCCGTCGACGTCGTCGACACCACCGGCGCGGGGGACGTCTTCCATGGCGCCTATGCGCTCGCGATCGGCCTCGGCCTCGATGTGCGCACAGCCATGGCGTTCTCGGCTGCCACGGCTGCGATGAAATGCGGCCACGCCGGCGGTCGCAACGGAATTCCCACCATCAACGAGTGTCTTGCATTCATGAGGACGAAGCCATGA
- a CDS encoding ABC transporter ATP-binding protein, which translates to MASISIRNLTKRYGNFTVIPDLNLEIADHEFVVFVGPSGCGKSTLLRIIAGLEPISSGDLYIGDKRVNGVQAAQRDIAMVFQDYALYPHMRVYDNMSFALELRGTPKAEIDARVKRAAALLHIEPYLDRKPKELSGGQRQRVAMGRAIVRNPKAFLFDEPLSNLDAKLRGQVRAEIKALSQQLKTTMVFVTHDQIEAMTMADRIVVLQSGTIQQYDTPETVYERPANQFVAGFIGSPAMNFFPVEWRGQSAILSQGETAVPLDGEIAGRLRQAGNAVLGIRPEHFVLAADAADGVAVTVRLVEPLGSDTLIHFDLAGVSAIARVDPALRPKVGDRLNLRPQSGKTHLFDATNGQVLL; encoded by the coding sequence ATGGCATCGATCTCGATCCGTAACCTCACCAAACGCTACGGCAATTTCACCGTGATCCCCGATCTCAATCTGGAGATCGCCGACCACGAATTCGTCGTCTTCGTCGGCCCATCCGGCTGCGGCAAGTCGACCCTGCTGCGGATCATCGCCGGTCTCGAACCGATTTCGTCTGGTGATCTCTATATAGGCGACAAACGCGTCAACGGTGTGCAGGCCGCACAGCGCGACATTGCGATGGTGTTCCAGGACTACGCGCTCTATCCGCATATGCGCGTCTACGACAACATGTCGTTTGCACTGGAGCTGCGGGGAACGCCAAAGGCGGAGATCGACGCCCGCGTGAAGCGAGCCGCGGCGTTGCTGCACATCGAGCCCTATCTCGACCGCAAGCCAAAGGAGCTGTCTGGCGGGCAGCGCCAGCGCGTTGCCATGGGGCGCGCTATCGTGCGCAATCCCAAAGCTTTCCTGTTCGATGAGCCGTTGTCCAATCTCGACGCAAAGCTGCGCGGGCAGGTACGTGCCGAGATCAAGGCGCTGTCGCAGCAGCTGAAGACCACGATGGTCTTCGTCACCCACGACCAGATCGAGGCCATGACCATGGCCGACCGCATCGTCGTGCTCCAGAGTGGCACGATCCAGCAATATGACACGCCGGAGACGGTCTACGAGCGGCCCGCAAACCAGTTCGTCGCCGGCTTCATCGGCTCGCCCGCGATGAATTTCTTTCCGGTCGAATGGCGCGGGCAGAGCGCGATCCTGTCGCAAGGCGAAACGGCCGTGCCGCTGGATGGTGAGATCGCAGGTCGGCTGCGGCAGGCAGGGAATGCCGTCCTCGGCATTCGGCCAGAGCATTTTGTATTGGCCGCGGATGCGGCCGATGGTGTCGCTGTCACCGTTCGGCTGGTCGAGCCGCTCGGCTCGGACACGCTGATCCATTTCGACCTTGCCGGCGTCTCCGCGATCGCACGGGTCGATCCAGCGCTGCGGCCGAAGGTTGGTGACCGCCTCAACCTGCGTCCGCAGTCCGGCAAGACGCATTTGTTCGACGCAACCAATGGACAGGTCCTGCTGTGA